A DNA window from Alteribacter keqinensis contains the following coding sequences:
- a CDS encoding PSP1 domain-containing protein, whose translation MHQVVGVRFKKAGKIYYFSPGTIDINTDDYVIVETARGVEFGKVVIGPKEVDEKDVVLPLKSVLRLATEKDKLVVQENREEAKKAFDVCFKKIDEHKLEMKLVDVEYTFDRNKILFYFTADGRIDFRELVKDLASIFRTRIELRQIGVRDEAKMLGGIGPCGRMLCCSTFLGDFEPVSIKMAKDQNLSLNPTKISGLCGRLMCCLKYENDMYESAKKELPDINEHIKTSYGKGKVVGLNMLERLVQVELFEAQRVVEYTLDELMKEGAIANETTN comes from the coding sequence GTGCATCAAGTAGTAGGTGTCCGATTTAAAAAAGCGGGGAAGATCTATTATTTTTCTCCGGGTACAATAGATATAAACACAGACGATTATGTCATTGTTGAGACTGCGAGAGGCGTGGAATTCGGCAAAGTCGTCATCGGCCCCAAAGAGGTTGATGAAAAGGATGTCGTGCTACCTTTAAAAAGCGTTCTCAGGCTTGCCACGGAAAAGGATAAGCTCGTGGTTCAGGAAAACCGTGAAGAAGCAAAAAAGGCCTTTGATGTCTGCTTTAAAAAAATCGACGAACATAAGCTTGAAATGAAGCTTGTGGACGTGGAATATACATTCGACCGAAATAAGATTCTCTTTTACTTTACTGCAGACGGAAGGATTGATTTCCGTGAGCTTGTAAAAGACCTTGCTTCCATTTTCCGCACACGTATTGAATTAAGACAGATCGGGGTGCGGGACGAGGCTAAAATGCTTGGAGGCATCGGGCCTTGCGGACGTATGCTCTGCTGTTCAACGTTTCTGGGTGACTTTGAGCCTGTGTCCATTAAAATGGCAAAAGATCAGAATCTTTCTCTTAATCCTACAAAGATATCCGGTCTCTGCGGGCGCTTAATGTGTTGTCTGAAGTATGAAAACGACATGTACGAAAGCGCGAAAAAAGAATTACCGGATATAAATGAGCATATTAAAACAAGCTATGGTAAAGGGAAAGTGGTTGGATTAAATATGCTTGAGCGCCTTGTGCAAGTCGAGTTGTTTGAAGCGCAGCGCGTGGTCGAGTATACATTGGATGAACTCATGAAAGAAGGAGCAATCGCCAACGAAACCACGAATTAA